The DNA segment CATTTCTGGTTTGAGCAGATCGGCTGGGCGGACGTCGATCACCTCTTCGCTGCCGATCGCCTGACGGCGCAGCTGCTCGTTGACCACGCCTGGCGCTTTGCCGTAACCGCCTTGCAGGTACAGCTTCACCTCGTTGGTGATGGTCTTGTAGCGCTCGCCGGCCAGCACGTTGAAGAACGCCTGGGTACCGACGATCTGCGAAGTCGGGGTGACCAGCGGCGGGAAGCCGAGGTCTTCACGCACCCGTGGGATTTCCGCCAGCACTTCGTTCATGCGGTTGAGGGCGCCCTGCTCCTTGAGCTGGTTGGCCAGGTTGGAAATCATCCCACCAGGCACCTGGTTGACCTGCACGCGAGTGTCCACCGCAGTGAATTCGCTCTCGAACTGGTGGTACTTCTTACGCACCGCGTAGAAGTACAGGCCGATTTCCTGCAGCAGTTCCAGATCCAGACCGGTATCGAACTCGCTGCCCTTTAGCGCGGCGACCATCGACTCGGTGCCTGGGTGGCTGGTGCCCCAGGCGAAGCTGGAGATGGCGGTGTCGATGTGGTCGGCGCCGTTTTCTACCGCCTTGAGCTGGCACATGGCTGCCAGGCCGGCGGTGTCGTGCGAGTGGATGAACACCGGCAGCGACTGCTCGGCCTTCAGCGCCTTGACCAGCTCGCCGGTGGCGTATGGGGTCAGCAGGCCGGCCATGTCCTTGATTGCCACCGAGTCGCAACCCATGGCTTCCATCTGCTTGGCCTGGGCAACGAAGGCATCGATGGTGTGCACCGGGCTGGTGGTGTAGGCGATGGTGCCCTGGGCGTGCTTGCCGGCAGCCTTGACCGCTTCGATGGCCACGCGCAGGTTACGCACGTCGTTCATCGCATCGAAGATGCGGAATACGTCGATGCCGTTGACCGCCGCCTTGGCCACGAAGGCTTTGACCACATCATCGCTGTAGTGGCGATAGCCGAGCAGGTTCTGCCCGCGCAGGAGCATCTGCAGGCGGGTGTTGGGCAGTGCCGCACGCAGTTTGCGCAGGCGCTCCCACGGGTCTTCCTTGAGGAAGCGCACGCAGGCGTCGAAGGTGGCGCCGCCCCACACTTCCAGCGACCAGTAGCCGACCTTGTCGAGCTTTTCGCAGATCGGCAGCATGTCTTCGGTGCGCATGCGGGTGGCCAGCAGGGACTGGTGGGCGTCGCGCAGGATCGTGTCGGTTACGTGAATTTTCTTGGACATTATGGGGTTCCTCACAGGCCTGCGTGGGCGGCGATGGCGGCGGCGATGGCCAGGGCCAGCTCTTCGGGTTTGCGCTTGATCGAGTAGTTGGTCAGTTCTGGGTGGCTTTCAACGAAGCTGGTATTGAACTGGCCGCTACGGAATTCCGGATTACGCAGAATTTCCTGGTAGTACGCGGCGGTGGTCTTGACCCCCTGTACGCGCATGTCGTCCAGGGCCCGCAGGCCGCGGTCCATGGCCTCTTCCCAGGTCAACGCCCAGACCACCAGTTTCAGGCACATCGAGTCGTAGAACGGCGGAATGGTGTAGCCGGTATAGATCGCCGTGTCGGTACGCACGCCTGGGCCGCCCGGTGCGTAGTAACGGGTGATCTTGCCGAAGCTGGGGAGGAAGTTGTTTTTCGGGTCTTCGGCATTGATGCGGAACTGCAATGCATAGCCGCGATGCTGGATGTCTTCCTGCTTGACCGACAGTGGCAGGCCGGAGGCGATGCGAATCTGCTCACGGACCACGTCGATGCCGGTGATTTCTTCAGTGATGGTGTGCTCCACCTGAACCCGGGTGTTCATCTCCATGAAGTACACCTCGCCATCGGCGAGCAGGAACTCCACGGTACCGGCGTTCTCGTAGTCCACCGCCTTGGCCGCACGTACCGCCAGGTCGCCGATGTAGGCGCGCTGCTCTGGAGTCAGCTGTGGGCTTGGGGCGATCTCGATGAGCTTCTGGTTGCGGCGCTGGATCGAGCAATCGCGCTCGAACAGGTGCACCACATTGCCAAAGCTGTCACCCAGGATCTGCGCCTCGATGTGCTTGGGATTGACGATGCACTTTTCCAGGAACACTTCGGCCGAACCGAACGCCTTGGTCGCTTCGGAGATCACCCGGGGGAAGGCTTGCTCGAGCTCCTCACGGCTGTTGCAGCGACGAATACCACGGCCGCCACCACCGGAGGTGGCCTTGAGCATGACCGGGTAACCAATGCGCTCGCCTTCGCTCAAGGCTTCGTGGATATCCGCCACGTTGCCTTCGGTACCTGGGGTCACGGGCACCCCGGCCTGGATCATGGTGCGGCGCGCTTCGGTCTTGTCGCCCATGCGGCGAATGACGTCGGCGGACGGGCCGATGAACTTGATCCCGCGCTCGGCGCAGATTTCTGCCAGTTCGGCGTTTTCCGAAAGGAAACCGTAGCCAGGATGCAAGGCATCACAGCCGGTTTCCACAGCCAGGTTGACCAGCTTGCGCGGGTTCAAATAGCCGGCCAGTGGCTCGGCACCAATGCTGTAGGCCTCGTCGGCGCGCTTGACGTGCAAGGCATGCCGGTCGGCGTCGGAAAAGATCGCCACCGAGCGAATGCCCATTTCAGCGCAGGCACGCACGATCCGAACTGCGATTTCACCCCGGTTGGCGATCAGGATTTTTTTTATCACTGGAGTCTTCCCAAAGCCGATGGAACATACGATCCGGTTCTACCGGTCGGCGCGTGACCAGATGCAGTTGGCCAGTCGCATATTCACCCTAGCGCTGAAGGACGATAAACAAAAATCAATATTTATTAGGGGCAGCATTAGCAAAAGCTTATAGTCACGTAACAAGGTTTTGCCGGAGCCCGGATAAAAATGCGTAAGTCATTGATGCGTATGACATTGCGTCAATTGCAGATCTTCAATGAGGTGTGCGATTTGCGTTCTTACAGCCGGGCCGCCGAGGAGATGGCGCTGACGCAACCCGCCGTTAGTCTACAGATCCGCCAGCTTGAAGAGCTGGTGGGTCAGCCACTGTTCGAGTATGTCGGCAAGAAACTCTACCTCACCGAAGCGGCCGAGGCCTTGCAGCGCGCCAGCCGGGATATCTTCGGGCGGTTGGAAAACCTCGATATGCAGCTGTCGGACATGCAGGGTTCACTGCAAGGGCAGCTGAAGCTGGCGATCGAGTCCAGCGCCAAGTACTTCGTGCCACACCTGTTCGCCGCCTTCAAGCAGCGTCACCCGGAGGTCAACCTGACCCTGACGGTGGTCAACCGCGCCCAGGCCATTCGGCGCCTTTCGGATAACCGCGACGACCTGATCATCATGTCCATGGTGCCGCAGGATATGGGTCTGGAGTTCTTGCCATTCCTGAACAATCCGATCATTGCCGTGGCGCCGCCGGATCATCCGCTGTGCAAACTTGAACAGCTGCGCCTGCAGGACCTGGAACCTCATACCCTGCTGATCCGTGAACAGGGTTCGGGTACGCGCAAGGCCTGCGAGGAGTACTTCAAGGACAAGCGCGTGCACTTCACCCAGACCCTCGAAGTGGCCTCCGCCGATGCCCAGCGCGAATGCGTGATCGCAGGCTTGGGAGTTGCCCTGCTGACCCGCCACGCGGTGAACATGGAATTGGCCACCGGAGTGCTCAAGGAGTTGCCGGTCGAGGAACTGCCGCTGTACCGCAGCTGGTGCGTGGTGCAGTCCAAGGCCAAGCGGCAGTCGCCGGTGGCCTTGGCATTTCTGGCGTTCATTCGCAGCGAACGTGCGATGATCAGCGCGCTTGTGGAGCGTTTTTCGGGGAAGCTGCCGCCGATACCTGCCACACGGTGATCTCCCTCAGTTCGGGATAATCGGCGATTTCGCGCAGCAATTGACGTTGCTCGGAGTAGCTTTCGATCGCGCGGCGAAACTCCATCCGGCGCTGATCTTTCTCAGCTTGCTTGCGAGCCTTGGCGTTGGGTTGGTACGAGCCATCGAAGTCACGAGCCATTGCCTGTCTCCCTGATCGAGTGCGGGAGTTTCAGACTGGCTCGAAGATTTTACGATTTCGCTGCCGAAGGGTGACAGATCGATGAAATTTGCAGTGTCAGTGCCGCTCTCACCTGGGAGCGGGCTTGCCCCGCGATGAAACCGCCACCGGCACCCTGAATCAATCGTCCATGGCCTTGATCGACTTGGGCGACAACCTCAGGCTGCGCAAGCTGCGCTTGACGCTCTTGAGGTGATTGACCAGGCTCGGCCCACGCGCCATGGCCACGCCCATGGCCAGCACGTCGATGACCACCAGGTGAGCGATGCGCGAAGTCAGCGGGGTGTAGATCTCGGTGTCTTCATGCACATCGATCGCCAGATTGACCGTGGACAACTCGGCCAACGGCGTCTGGCTCGGGCACAGGGTAATCAGGTTTGCGCCGCTCTCACGCACCAGGTTGGCCGTGATCAACAGATCCTTGGAACGCCCCGACTGAGAGATACACACCGCCACATCGCCAGGCTTCAAGGTCACCGCCGACATCGCTTGCATGTGCGGGTCGGAATAGGCCGCCGCGCTGAGCAGCAGGCGGAAGAACTTGTGCTGGGCATCGGCAGCCACCGCACCCGACGCGCCAAAACCATAGAACTCCACGCGCTGGGCATGGGCCATGGCCGTTACCGCCTGCTGCAGCGCGTGCGGATCGAGATGCTCGCGCACTTCCATCAAGGTGTGCAGGGTGGTGTCGAAGATCTTCAGGCTGTAGTCGGCGACCGAGTCGTCTTCATGGATCGCGAATTGGCCGAAGCTGGCGCCAGCGGCCAGGCTTTGCGCCAGCTTGAGCTTGAGGTCCTGAAACCCAGAGCAGCCAATCGCCCGGCAGAAACGCACGATGGTCGGCTCGCTGATACCGACGTTATGCGCCAGATCCGCCATGGAACTGTGCATGACGGCAGCCGGATCAAGTAGCACATGGTCAGCCACTTTCAGTTCCGATTTGCGCAGCAGATGGCGCGATTGGGCGATATGTTGCAACAGATTCACGGGCTGGACTCGGTTATGATCGGCTGGCCGGGATGTAGCTTTCTTGTAGTTATACTACATGACCGGCGACCCGCCCAGTTAAACGAACGTGGAGAGTGGTGGCTTGACTATTCCTTGCGACATTCTGGTCTTCGGCGGCACGGGCGACCTGGCCCTGCACAAATTGCTGCCGGCGCTCTACCACCTGTATCGCGAGGCACGTCTGCACAATGCGGTGCGGATCATCTCCCTGGCCCGGCGCAACCTGAGCCGTGACGACTACCTGAAACTCGCCGAGCGCCATTGCCGGGCACAGATCGCCCGCCACGATTTCGAAGAAGACGTCTGGTGGCGCTTCAGCGCCAGGCTCGACTACTTCCCCATGGACGCCTCGCAAAGCGCCGACTTCGGCCGTCTGGCGCGCTATCTCGGCGAGCCGGGAGGACTGGCGCGGATCTACTACCTGGCGACCGCGCCCAACCTGTTCGTAGCCATTGCCAACCACCTGCGCATCGCCGGGCTGGCCGATCACGAAGCCCGTATCGTGCTGGAAAAGCCCATCGGCCATTCGCTGGAGTCGGCCACCGCGATCAACGAAGCGATCGGCGCGGTGTTCGATGAATCGCAGGTGTTTCGTATCGACCACTACCTGGGCAAGGAAACCGTACAGAACCTGATGGCGCTGCGCTTTGCCAATGCCCTGCTGGAGCCGGTGTGGCGCAATGGCCAGGTCGACCACGTGCAGATCAGCGTCTGTGAAACCCTGGGGGTGGAGAATCGCGGCGGCTACTACGACCGCGCTGGCGCCACCCGCGACATGCTGCAAAACCACCTGCTGCAGTTGCTGTGCCTGGTGGCGATGGAGCCCCCGGCACAGTTCGACGCCGAAGCGGTGCGCGACGAGAAGGTGAAGATTTTGCGAGCGCTCAAGCCGATCACCGGCCAGGATGTGCAGGACAAGACCGTACGCGGCCAATACAGTGCCGGGCGGATCGGTGGCCAGGAAGTGCCGGCCTACTACTTCGAAAAAGACGTCGACAATGACAGCGACACCGAGACCTTCGTTGCCGTCCAGGCGCAGATCGACAACTGGCGCTGGGCCGGCGTGCCGTTCTACCTGCGCACCGGCAAACGCATGGCACGCCGCACCTCGCAGATCGTCATCCAGTTCAAGCCGGTGCCGCATGAGCTGTTCAGCGGCGGCCAGGTCAACCAACTGCTTATCCAACTGCAACCCGACGAGCGCATCAGCCTGCGCATGATGACCAAAAGCCCAGGCAAGGGCATGCGCCTGGAACCGGTAGAACTTGACCTGAACCTGGCCCAGGTATTCGGCCAGACCCGCCGTTGGGAAGCCTACGAGCGGCTGCTGCTGGATGTGCTCGACGGCGACTCGACCTTGTTCATGCGCCGCGACGAGGTCGAGGCGGCTTGGGCCTGGATCGACCCGATGCTCAAGGGTTGGGAAGAACACTTCCAGGCACCGCGCCCCTATCACGCGGGCAGCAATGGCCCTGAGCAAGCCAATACCCTGCTCACTCGCCAGGGTAGAACCTGGCACAGCTGAGCCATTACTCCACAATCACCGGCGAGCGGGTCAGCAAGGCCTTGAACGCACAGGCGTCGATAGGCCGACTGATCAGATAGCCCTGCGCTTCGTCGCAGCCTTGCTCGCGTAGGAAGTTCAGTTGCTCCTGGGTTTCCACCCCCTCGGCCACTACCCCCAACCCCAGGCTCTGGGCCATGACAATGATCGCGCGGGTGATGGCGGCATCCTGACTGCCCTCGTGCAGCCCGCGGATGAACGCCTGGTCGATCTTCACGTAGTCCACCGGGAAGCGCTTGAGGTAGCTCAGTGACGAGTAGCCGGTGCCGAAATCATCGATGGCCAACTTCACCCCCAGCTCATGCAGTTGCTCGAAGGTGGCGATGATGTGCTCGACGCTGTCGAGCAATTGGCTCTCGGTCAGTTCCAACTCCAGCAGATGGGGCGCCAGCCCGGTTTCCTCCAGCACCCGGCGCACCAGGCTGACTAGCTTGCCTTGACGCAGCTGATAGACCGACAGGTTCACCGACACACGAATCTGCAACCCTTCGCGCAACCACTCACAGGCTTGCCAGCAGGCTTGGCGCAGGACGAATTCGCCCATGGGTGCGATCAAGCCGGTCTCCTCGGCTAGACCAATGAATTCGCCTGGCGGGACCATGCCCCACTGCGGATGCTGCCAGCGCACCAGGGCTTCGGCCGCGTGCAGGCGGCCAGTGCGCAGGCACAACTTGGGCTGGTAATAAACCAGCAGTTGGCCTTCATCGATGGCCTTGCGCAGTTGGTTCTCCAACTGCAGGCGTTCGACGGTACTGGCGCGCAGGCTTTCGGTATAGAACTGGAAGTTATCCCCGCCCAGATGCTTGGCATGCTGCTTGGCCATGTCGGCCTGGCTGATCAGGGTATTGCCATCGAAGCTGGCATCGGCCAGCACACTGATGCCTACCGAGGCGCTGATGACCACCTCGTGGCCATCCAGGCGCTGCGGTACACGCAGTTTGTCCAACAGGCGGGTAGTCACCCGCACCAGGCTGGAAAGGTTGCTGTAGCCATCGAACAATACGGCGAATTCGTCACCAGACAGCCGCGCCACGGTATCGGCCTCCGGCACGGCATTGGCGATGCGCTGGGCGATTTTCTTGATCAGTTGGTCGGCCAGTTCATGACCGAGGCTTTCGTTGAGCAGCTTGAAGCGATCCAGGTCGATGTGCAGCAACGCCAGGCTACGGCCATTGACCCGCACCCGTTGGCAGGCCTCATGCAAACGCAGGCGAAATAGCGCGCGGTTGGCCAGACCGCTCAATTCGTCATAGTGGGCCAAGTAACGCAGACGCTCTTCCGATGCTCGCCGCGCCGACAGATCGGTGAAGAAGCCGACCACATTGCTCAGATTGCCGTGGGCATCGCGCACCCCAGTGAGCTGCAACCATTGTGGGTACAGCTCACCATTCTTGCGGGCCTCCACCAGTTCGCCCTGCCAGTGGCCGTGTTGGCGCAGGGCTTGATCGATGGCCAGGTTGTGACGACGCACATCGCTGCTACAAGGCAGCTCGAGCAGGTCACGCGCCAGCAGTTCGGCACGCGCGTAGCCGGTCATCTGGCAAAACGCCTGGTTGACCGCTAGCAGTGAGAATTCGGCGTTGAGGATAACGATGCCTTCATTGCACGCCTCGAACACCGTCGAGGCGAGGCGCTGCTGCTCTTCGAGGGCTTTTTGCGCATAGATACGCTGCAGGTCCTCGCTCAGCGCCTGGTTCTGGAAACGTCGCACCAGGCTGCGGTCGATCAACCGGTTGACCTGCCAGGCCACCACCATCAGCGCTGCCAGCAAGATCAGGCCAAGCCAGCCCCAGCCACGCTGGTGACCGGCCTCGAAATAGAACAAGTAGGCAATCGGCGGCAGCAGACAGGGCAAGGCAAAACTGAGAAACGCCGGCAGGCTGACGGCATAGGCGACGCTGGCCGACAACGCCGCCATCCCCAGCAAACCGAAGATCCACGCCTGTTCGGCGAAATTGTCCACAGGCACCCAAGCGATTGCGGCGCAGGCCAGGGTCAGGCCACTGAAGGCAGAGCCTGCCAGGAACATGCGCCACCAGTTAGGGCTAGCTTGGCGCTCAGCCGAGGCCCTGTCGAACGCGGCGACCTGGATCACCCGCAGGGCCACCAGCGCCAACAGCCAGACCAGCCATACGGCAACCAGCAGATAGCGCCCAGGGCTCCACAACAGCCAGGCGCAGAGCAAGCCGTTGAGCAGCATGAACAATGTTGGCAGCAGCGAGCCTTGGTAGAGCAGGCGGGTGCGCTCGATGGAGAGCTGGGTGGCAAATTGCCGTCGCACGCTCCTGGTCTGCGACGATGCGCCGATCGTCGTGCAATCCTGGGTCATAGGGCTGGTTCTTGTTGTGTTCTTGTTAGGGATGACCGCAAACGTGCTGGGAGAATACACAAACGCTGCTTGCGGCCAAACTGCTCTAAGTCATGCCAGGCACACTGACGTATCGGTCAGCCCGATGAATGGCCAGTCTGCCAGGTGAATATTTATACAGTAGAGGTTTGCCCGTTCCCCGACGCCGCCCTAGAATGGCCGGATGCGCACAGATGACCTCTCCCTCCTGCTGAACTCTCTCAACGATGCCCAACGCCAGGCCGTAGCAGCCTCGGTGGGGCGTCAACTGGTGCTTGCCGGCGCCGGTTCCGGAAAAACCCGCGTGCTGGTGCACCGTATCGCCTGGCTGATCCAGGTCGAACAGGCCTCGCCGCACTCGATCCTGTCGGTGACCTTCACCAACAAGGCCGCAGCCGAAATGCGCCAGCGGATCGAGCAGCTGATGGGGATCAACCCCGCCGGCATGTGGGTGGGCACCTTCCACGGCCTGGCGCACCGCCTGCTGCGGGCGCACTGGCAGGAAGCGCGGCTGGCGCAGAACTTCCAGATCCTCGACAGCGATGATCAGCAACGGCTGGTCAAACGGGTGATCCGTGAACTGGGCCTGGACGAACAACGCTGGCCAGTCCGCCAAGCGCAGTGGTTCATCAACGGGCAGAAGGATGAAGGCCTGCGCCCGCAGCATATCCAGCCGGGTGGCGACCTGTTCCTGGGCACCATGCGCAGCATCTATGTGGCCTACGAGCAGGCCTGTGAGCGCGCCGGAGTCATCGACTTCTCCGAGCTGCTGTTGCGCGCGCTGGACTTGTGGCGCGACAACCCAGGTCTGCTTGAGCACTACCAGCGGCGCTTCCGCCACCTGCTGGTAGACGAGTTCCAGGATACCAACGCCGTCCAGTACGCCTGGTTGCGCCTGCTGGCCAAAGGCGGCGACAGCCTGATGGTGGTGGGCGATGACGACCAGTCGATCTATGGCTGGCGCGGCGCCAAGATCGAGAACATCCATCAGTACACCGACGACTTCCCCGACGCCGAGATGATCCGCCTGGAGCAGAACTACCGCTCCACCGGCGGCATCCTCAAGGCCGCCAACGCCCTGATCGCCAACAACAGCGATCGCCTGGGCAAGGAGCTGTGGACCGACGTCGGTGAAGGCGAGCCGCTGACGCTTTACGCCGCCTACAACGAACACGATGAAGCGCGCTACGTGGTCGAGTCGATCGAAAGCGTGATCAAGCAAGGCAGCGCGCGTAGCGACATTGCCATCTTGTATCGCTCCAACGCCCAATCGCGGGTGCTCGAAGAGGCGTTGCTGCGCGAGCGTATTCCGTATCGTATCTATGGCGGCCAGCGCTTCTTCGAGCGCGCCGAGATCAAGAACGCGATGGCCTACCTGCGCCTACTCGAAGGCCGTGGTAACGATGCAGCGTTGGAACGGGTGATCAACGTACCGCCACGTGGCATTGGCGAGAAAACCGTCGAGGCTATCCGCGACCACGCCCGCCACAGTCAACTGTCGATGTGGGAGGCGATGTGCCAACTACTCGCCGCCAAAGGCCTCAAGGGTCGCGCTGCCAGCGCCCTGGGCGCGTTCATCGAACTGATCGAGAACCTCGCCGCCAAAGCTGCTGAGATGCCACTGCACCTGATGACTCAAACCGTTATCGAGCAGTCCGGACTGATCATCTATCACCAGGAAGAGAAAGGTGAAAAAGGCCAGGCGCGGGTAGAAAACCTTGAGGAACTGGTCAGCGCCGCGCGTAACTTCGAAAGCAGCGAAGAAGACGCCGAGCTGTCCCCGCTGTCGGCGTTTCTTGGCCACGCTTCGCTGGAAGCCGGTGAATCGCAGGCGGACGAGCACGAAGACAGCATTCAGCTGATGACCTTGCACAGCGCCAAGGGCCTGGAATTCCCCTACGTGTTCCTGGTGGGCATGGAAGAAGGGCTGTTCCCGCACAAGATGAGCCTGGAGGAGCCCGGTCGTCTGGCCGAAGAGCGCCGCCTGGCCTATGTGGGGATCACCCGCGCCATGCGCCAGCTGTACATGACCTACGCCGAAACCCGGCGCCTGTATGGCAGCGAGACCTACAACAAGGTGTCGCGCTTCGTCCGAGAGATCCCGCCGGGGCTGGTACAGGAAGTACGCCTTTCCAACTCGGTGAGCCGCCCGTTCGGCGGTGCGCAGACACAATCGAGCAGCATCTTCGCCAATGCCAGCATTCCGCAGACAGCCTTCTCCCTCGGCCAGCGCGTGCAGCATTCGGTGTTTGGCGAGGGTGTAATCCTCAACTTCGAAGGCTCCGGCGCGCAGGCGCGAGTGCAGGTGAACTTCGCCGAGGGCAGCAAGTGGTTGATGCTGGGGTATGCCAAGCTCGAGGCAATCTGAAGCCGTACTGGCCTCATCGCAGGACGGATTTTCCCTTTCCCTGTAGGAGCGGGCTGGCCCGCGATGAGGCCAGAACTGACATGGCACGATTTCTCTTACAACCACGAAGCAAAAGCCCTACAACCTGTTT comes from the Pseudomonas urmiensis genome and includes:
- the oadA gene encoding sodium-extruding oxaloacetate decarboxylase subunit alpha — encoded protein: MSKKIHVTDTILRDAHQSLLATRMRTEDMLPICEKLDKVGYWSLEVWGGATFDACVRFLKEDPWERLRKLRAALPNTRLQMLLRGQNLLGYRHYSDDVVKAFVAKAAVNGIDVFRIFDAMNDVRNLRVAIEAVKAAGKHAQGTIAYTTSPVHTIDAFVAQAKQMEAMGCDSVAIKDMAGLLTPYATGELVKALKAEQSLPVFIHSHDTAGLAAMCQLKAVENGADHIDTAISSFAWGTSHPGTESMVAALKGSEFDTGLDLELLQEIGLYFYAVRKKYHQFESEFTAVDTRVQVNQVPGGMISNLANQLKEQGALNRMNEVLAEIPRVREDLGFPPLVTPTSQIVGTQAFFNVLAGERYKTITNEVKLYLQGGYGKAPGVVNEQLRRQAIGSEEVIDVRPADLLKPEMTKLRADIGALAHSEEDVLTFAMFPDIGRKFLEEREAGSLKPEELLPIPEAGAAASVGGEGVPTEFVIDVHGETYRVDITGVGVKAEGKRHFYLSIDGMPEEVVFEPLNDFVGGGGSKRKQASGPGHVSTTMPGNIVDVLVKEGDVVKAGQAVLITEAMKMETEVQAAIAGKVVAIHVAKGDRVTPGEILIEIEG
- a CDS encoding acetyl-CoA carboxylase biotin carboxylase subunit, translated to MIKKILIANRGEIAVRIVRACAEMGIRSVAIFSDADRHALHVKRADEAYSIGAEPLAGYLNPRKLVNLAVETGCDALHPGYGFLSENAELAEICAERGIKFIGPSADVIRRMGDKTEARRTMIQAGVPVTPGTEGNVADIHEALSEGERIGYPVMLKATSGGGGRGIRRCNSREELEQAFPRVISEATKAFGSAEVFLEKCIVNPKHIEAQILGDSFGNVVHLFERDCSIQRRNQKLIEIAPSPQLTPEQRAYIGDLAVRAAKAVDYENAGTVEFLLADGEVYFMEMNTRVQVEHTITEEITGIDVVREQIRIASGLPLSVKQEDIQHRGYALQFRINAEDPKNNFLPSFGKITRYYAPGGPGVRTDTAIYTGYTIPPFYDSMCLKLVVWALTWEEAMDRGLRALDDMRVQGVKTTAAYYQEILRNPEFRSGQFNTSFVESHPELTNYSIKRKPEELALAIAAAIAAHAGL
- a CDS encoding LysR family transcriptional regulator; its protein translation is MRKSLMRMTLRQLQIFNEVCDLRSYSRAAEEMALTQPAVSLQIRQLEELVGQPLFEYVGKKLYLTEAAEALQRASRDIFGRLENLDMQLSDMQGSLQGQLKLAIESSAKYFVPHLFAAFKQRHPEVNLTLTVVNRAQAIRRLSDNRDDLIIMSMVPQDMGLEFLPFLNNPIIAVAPPDHPLCKLEQLRLQDLEPHTLLIREQGSGTRKACEEYFKDKRVHFTQTLEVASADAQRECVIAGLGVALLTRHAVNMELATGVLKELPVEELPLYRSWCVVQSKAKRQSPVALAFLAFIRSERAMISALVERFSGKLPPIPATR
- a CDS encoding PA3496 family putative envelope integrity protein — protein: MARDFDGSYQPNAKARKQAEKDQRRMEFRRAIESYSEQRQLLREIADYPELREITVWQVSAAASPKNAPQAR
- the hexR gene encoding transcriptional regulator HexR; the encoded protein is MNLLQHIAQSRHLLRKSELKVADHVLLDPAAVMHSSMADLAHNVGISEPTIVRFCRAIGCSGFQDLKLKLAQSLAAGASFGQFAIHEDDSVADYSLKIFDTTLHTLMEVREHLDPHALQQAVTAMAHAQRVEFYGFGASGAVAADAQHKFFRLLLSAAAYSDPHMQAMSAVTLKPGDVAVCISQSGRSKDLLITANLVRESGANLITLCPSQTPLAELSTVNLAIDVHEDTEIYTPLTSRIAHLVVIDVLAMGVAMARGPSLVNHLKSVKRSLRSLRLSPKSIKAMDD
- the zwf gene encoding glucose-6-phosphate dehydrogenase; protein product: MTIPCDILVFGGTGDLALHKLLPALYHLYREARLHNAVRIISLARRNLSRDDYLKLAERHCRAQIARHDFEEDVWWRFSARLDYFPMDASQSADFGRLARYLGEPGGLARIYYLATAPNLFVAIANHLRIAGLADHEARIVLEKPIGHSLESATAINEAIGAVFDESQVFRIDHYLGKETVQNLMALRFANALLEPVWRNGQVDHVQISVCETLGVENRGGYYDRAGATRDMLQNHLLQLLCLVAMEPPAQFDAEAVRDEKVKILRALKPITGQDVQDKTVRGQYSAGRIGGQEVPAYYFEKDVDNDSDTETFVAVQAQIDNWRWAGVPFYLRTGKRMARRTSQIVIQFKPVPHELFSGGQVNQLLIQLQPDERISLRMMTKSPGKGMRLEPVELDLNLAQVFGQTRRWEAYERLLLDVLDGDSTLFMRRDEVEAAWAWIDPMLKGWEEHFQAPRPYHAGSNGPEQANTLLTRQGRTWHS
- a CDS encoding putative bifunctional diguanylate cyclase/phosphodiesterase codes for the protein MRRQFATQLSIERTRLLYQGSLLPTLFMLLNGLLCAWLLWSPGRYLLVAVWLVWLLALVALRVIQVAAFDRASAERQASPNWWRMFLAGSAFSGLTLACAAIAWVPVDNFAEQAWIFGLLGMAALSASVAYAVSLPAFLSFALPCLLPPIAYLFYFEAGHQRGWGWLGLILLAALMVVAWQVNRLIDRSLVRRFQNQALSEDLQRIYAQKALEEQQRLASTVFEACNEGIVILNAEFSLLAVNQAFCQMTGYARAELLARDLLELPCSSDVRRHNLAIDQALRQHGHWQGELVEARKNGELYPQWLQLTGVRDAHGNLSNVVGFFTDLSARRASEERLRYLAHYDELSGLANRALFRLRLHEACQRVRVNGRSLALLHIDLDRFKLLNESLGHELADQLIKKIAQRIANAVPEADTVARLSGDEFAVLFDGYSNLSSLVRVTTRLLDKLRVPQRLDGHEVVISASVGISVLADASFDGNTLISQADMAKQHAKHLGGDNFQFYTESLRASTVERLQLENQLRKAIDEGQLLVYYQPKLCLRTGRLHAAEALVRWQHPQWGMVPPGEFIGLAEETGLIAPMGEFVLRQACWQACEWLREGLQIRVSVNLSVYQLRQGKLVSLVRRVLEETGLAPHLLELELTESQLLDSVEHIIATFEQLHELGVKLAIDDFGTGYSSLSYLKRFPVDYVKIDQAFIRGLHEGSQDAAITRAIIVMAQSLGLGVVAEGVETQEQLNFLREQGCDEAQGYLISRPIDACAFKALLTRSPVIVE
- the uvrD gene encoding DNA helicase II, producing MRTDDLSLLLNSLNDAQRQAVAASVGRQLVLAGAGSGKTRVLVHRIAWLIQVEQASPHSILSVTFTNKAAAEMRQRIEQLMGINPAGMWVGTFHGLAHRLLRAHWQEARLAQNFQILDSDDQQRLVKRVIRELGLDEQRWPVRQAQWFINGQKDEGLRPQHIQPGGDLFLGTMRSIYVAYEQACERAGVIDFSELLLRALDLWRDNPGLLEHYQRRFRHLLVDEFQDTNAVQYAWLRLLAKGGDSLMVVGDDDQSIYGWRGAKIENIHQYTDDFPDAEMIRLEQNYRSTGGILKAANALIANNSDRLGKELWTDVGEGEPLTLYAAYNEHDEARYVVESIESVIKQGSARSDIAILYRSNAQSRVLEEALLRERIPYRIYGGQRFFERAEIKNAMAYLRLLEGRGNDAALERVINVPPRGIGEKTVEAIRDHARHSQLSMWEAMCQLLAAKGLKGRAASALGAFIELIENLAAKAAEMPLHLMTQTVIEQSGLIIYHQEEKGEKGQARVENLEELVSAARNFESSEEDAELSPLSAFLGHASLEAGESQADEHEDSIQLMTLHSAKGLEFPYVFLVGMEEGLFPHKMSLEEPGRLAEERRLAYVGITRAMRQLYMTYAETRRLYGSETYNKVSRFVREIPPGLVQEVRLSNSVSRPFGGAQTQSSSIFANASIPQTAFSLGQRVQHSVFGEGVILNFEGSGAQARVQVNFAEGSKWLMLGYAKLEAI